One genomic segment of Macaca fascicularis isolate 582-1 chromosome 19, T2T-MFA8v1.1 includes these proteins:
- the BSPH1 gene encoding binder of sperm protein homolog 1, with translation MLMKIQRAKALLLSGTITFTAVTANDSDFKGQQPLGRQWLDNLSLNTPGNRGRILFSLDGECVFPFHYKNGTYYDCIRSKSRHKWCSLNETYEGYWKYCSAEDFASCVFPFWYRRLIYWDCTDHGEAFGKKWCSLTKNFNKDRIWKYCE, from the exons ATGCTAATGAAAATTCAG AGAGCCAAAGCTCTGCTATTGAGCGGCACAATAACATTTACTGCAGTCACAGCCAATGACTCTGATTTCAAAGGGCAGCAGCCCCTAGGAAGACAGTGGCTTGATAACCTCTCTCTCAATACACCCGGAAACAGAGgaagaattttgttttctctagaTGGGGAGTGTGTCTTTCCATTCCACTATAAAAATGGAACCTACTATGACTGCATCAGGTCCAAGTCAAGACACAAGTGGTGCTCGTTAAATGAGACTTACGAAGGATACTGGAAGTATTGCTCTGCCGAAG ATTTTGCAAGCTGCGTGTTTCCCTTCTGGTATAGACGCTTGATCTACTGGGATTGTACTGACCACGGGGAAGCATTTGGGAAAAAATGGTGTTCACTGACCAAGAATTTTAACAAGGACCGAATTTGGAAATACTGTGAATGA